One stretch of Ignavibacteria bacterium DNA includes these proteins:
- a CDS encoding sulfite exporter TauE/SafE family protein translates to KEGFSNIRIGMFLEIATTIGAIFGAFIATGVSTGVIAVIFGIVLIYSAITSLSKYSIKTAEVLPDKLAARLSLNGSYPVKGEEVYYNVYNVPGGFGMMFIAGTLSGLLGIGSGAAKVIAMDKIMHIPFKVSTTTSNFMIGVTAAASAGVYLRRGYIDPGLAMPVMLGVLLGSVLGAGILVRVRTKWLRTLFSVVVFVLALEMIYNGIAGKL, encoded by the coding sequence TAAAAGAGGGCTTTTCAAATATCCGTATCGGCATGTTCCTCGAAATAGCTACAACTATTGGAGCAATTTTCGGGGCATTCATAGCCACAGGCGTCTCAACGGGTGTTATTGCCGTAATCTTCGGAATAGTGCTTATTTATTCCGCAATCACTTCACTCAGTAAATACAGCATTAAAACCGCTGAGGTGCTTCCTGACAAGCTGGCCGCCAGGCTGAGTTTAAACGGAAGCTATCCCGTTAAGGGCGAGGAGGTATACTATAATGTGTATAATGTTCCAGGGGGATTTGGAATGATGTTTATTGCAGGCACACTCTCGGGGCTCTTGGGCATAGGCTCAGGCGCGGCAAAGGTTATTGCCATGGATAAGATAATGCACATCCCCTTTAAGGTATCCACCACCACGAGCAATTTTATGATAGGCGTTACTGCAGCCGCAAGCGCCGGGGTGTATTTACGCAGAGGTTATATCGACCCCGGCCTTGCCATGCCTGTTATGCTTGGAGTGCTCCTCGGGTCTGTTTTGGGAGCCGGGATTCTTGTTCGGGTAAGAACAAAATGGCTGAGGACTCTTTTCAGCGTTG